The Xenopus tropicalis strain Nigerian chromosome 2, UCB_Xtro_10.0, whole genome shotgun sequence genome window below encodes:
- the LOC116408914 gene encoding uncharacterized protein LOC116408914, whose amino-acid sequence MVEHHEVKKHHDEHKMAEHDDHHKKEKAVKKKQKPKKKLKRITRHHAHHRESSSSSYSEPDSPDSDVDLGATLGASCKALFTIGKCVGRCVMKTPKVYKFLKGKVKYLKKLKKVLVKVMHVCKKMEWGKKTKTVRHAIGCTKGNMKKAWKMSKSAGKKGYHLCKKMHLVAGAKRAYKLCKSCWKHVHVKKMYKQCKAGAKKTYKLCKICWKKFHLTKRVKQCYHCSKATVKLCIKCFKMCEQCAQSFGTTVAETAA is encoded by the exons ATGGTCGAGCATCATGAAGTGAAAAAGCATCATGATGAGCATAAAAT GGCTGAGCATGATGACCATCATAAGAAGGAAAAGGCAgtcaaaaagaaacaaaagccGAAGAAAAAGCTTAAAAGAATTACTAG GCACCATGCCCACCACAGAGAAAGTTCTTCAAGTTCTTATTCGGAGCCCGACTCTCCGGACTCCGATGTGGATTTGGGCGCCACCTTGGGTGCTTCCTGCAAGGCGTTGTTTACTATTGGAAAGTGCGTTGGAAGATGTGTTATGAAGACGCCGAAAGTATACAA ATTTCTGAAGGGGAAAGTAAAATATTTGAAGAAACTCAAGAAAGTCCTAGTAAAAGTAATGCATGTCTGTAAAAAGATGGAGTGGGGTAAGAAAACTAAAACAGTAAGACATGCAATTGGCTGCACCAAAGGAAACATGAAGAAGGCATGGAAAATGAGCAAATCAGCAGGGAAGAAAGGCTACCACCTCTGCAAGAAGATGCATTTAGTGGCAGGCGCCAAAAGGGCGTACAAACTGTGCAAGTCCTGCTGGAAACACGTTCACGTGAAAAAGATGTACAAACAGTGCAAGGCAGGCGCAAAAAAGACTTACAAACTGTGTAAGATCTGCTGGAAGAAGTTCCACTTGACTAAGAGAGTGAAGCAATGCTATCATTGCTCCAAGGCGACGGTGAAGTTATGCATAAAGTGCTTTAAGATGTGCGAGCAATGTGCTCAATCATTCGGAACGACAGTCGCAGAGACAGCGGCATAA